From the genome of Gemmatimonadaceae bacterium:
CGAGATCGTCGCGACCAACGCCACCTTCGCCGAGCGTCAGGCCGAGCACGACGGCGATCATGTGCGGCAAATGGCTCGTCCACGCGAGCCACTTATCATGCGCGTCGGCGTCCATCTCGATCGTTCGCGCGCCGAGCGCACGCCAGAAATTCTCGGCGAGCATCATCGCGTGCGGAGAGCCATCGCGCGGCGCGCACAGATACATCGGCGCGTCGACGAACAGCCCCGCGCGCGACGCCGCCCAACCCGAGCGATGATCGCCGGCCATGGGATGCGAGCCGACGAACGAGCCGGCGAGTCCCAGATCCTGCGCCAGCTCGACGATGCGCGCCTTGGTGCTGCCGACGTCCGTGATCAGTCGCGCACCGGCCGCCTGCGGCGCAATGCGTCGCAAGACATCGAGCGCCGCGTCGACCGGCACCGCGATGACGACGAGCTGCACGCCGCGGACACCCGCGAAGGTGTCGTCCAGCCGCACGCTCACGACGCCGTCTCGAACGGCGGCATCGAGGTGCGCGGCGTCCGCATCGTATGCGAGAACTTTTACACCGTTCGCCGCCAGATCGCGCGCGACCGAACCGCCGATCAAGCCGAGACCGATGACCGCGGCACTCGAGAACTCGAGCGTCACTCCTTGGCTTCCTGCGCGCGGCGCGACATGCCGACGATTTGCCAGAACACTTCGCGTGCGGCCTCGGATGGCAGCCCGGCGTCGCGCGCGCGCTCGGTCACACGGCGAATCACCGCGGCTTCGCGCGTCGGGTCGAGAATCGGGAGTCCCGCGGCACGCTTGAGCTCTCCCGTGCGTTTACCGAGCGCGAGCCGCTGCGAGAGCAGCGTGACGATTTGATTGTCGATGCGCTCGATCTCGTCGCGGCACTGCGCGAGCTGCGTCAGCGCTTCGGCTTTCGCTGGATCGCTCATGCAACCGCCCTCGGAGCACCGGTCACTTCCAGCTCACGACCAGCCGCTCGGGCAAATGCGCCGAGCTGCGCCATCATCTGCGTGAACGCCGGCGGAGCAAGCGATTGATCCCCGTCGGAGAGCGCGCATTCCGGGTTGGGATGCACCTCGACGATCAATCCGTCCGCCCCCGCGGCAATGGCGGCGAACGCCAGCGGAGCGACGAGATCGGCGTCGCCCCCCGCGTGGCTTGGATCGACGATCACCGGCAGGTGCGACTCGCGTTTGAGCACCGGAATCGCCGCGATATCCAGCGTGTTCCGCGTCGCGGTTTCGTAGGTGCGAATGCCGCGCTCGCACAACACGACGTCGTGATTCCCGTTCGCCATGATGTACTCCGCGGCCATTAACAATTCTTTAATAGTCGCCGAGAGGCCGCGCTTGAGGAGGATCGGCCGCTGGACGTGTCCGAGCTCGGCAAGCAGGGCGAAGTTCTGCATGTTGCGCGCGCCGACCTGCAGCATGTCCGCGTGCTCGGCGACGAGATCGACTTGCCGGGTGTCCATCACCTCCGTGACGACCGGCAGTCCCGTGGCCGCCCGCGTCTCGGCGAGCAGCTCGAGCGCCTTGGCGCCAAGCCCCTGGAATGCGTACGGCGACGTCCGCGGCTTGAACGCGCCACCGCGCAGCATCGTCGCGCCGGCGTCGCGAACGAAGTGCGCGGTGTCGAGCAGCATCTCGCGACTCTCGACGGAGCACGGTCCCGCGATCACGGCGATCGAGCGGCCGCCGAACGTGGCCTGTCCGTCGCGCCCGCCGACGCGAACGATGGTGCGATCCACCGCGAATTCGCGCGAGGCGAGCTTGTATGGCTTGAGCACCGGCGTGACGGATTCGACGCCGGGCAGCGAGCGGAGCGGCACTTCAGCGAGCAGCGACTCGTCGCCGATGCAGCCGATGATCGTGCGCACCTCGCCGCGCGACAGATGCGTGCGCATGCCGACGGCCTCGATGCGTTCGCGAATGTGGTCGATCTCGGCGTCGGTGACGTGGGGGCGGGTGATGATGATCATGGGCGTCGGGGCGTCGGGGCGTCGGGGCGAATGGGCGTCGGGGCGGAAAAACGAAAAACCCGTGAGAAATCTCACGGGTCTGGGATTTGGTCGCGGCTTTCGATCGACTCAGCGCGTACGCCAACTCCGGCCCGTGGTGTGGGTCGTGTAGTAGTAATAGTAGGCGTAGGACTGGGCGCGGGTCATGACCTGACGCTACGGCATGTGATCGAGGCTGTCAAGATCGGAGGTACAGCGAACGCGCCTTGCACGTCGAGCTCCGCTCCCGTGCGCCGTCATCCCGAGCGCAGCGAGGGATCTAGCGCGAAGGTAGAGAGCTGTCCACTCTACCGTGACACGAGATCCCTCCGTCGCTTCGCTCTCTCGGGATGACAAACACATGCCCAACCTTCACGATCCCGCCGTTCGCGACGCCATTCGCTCCCGAATTCAGCGTCTCACGGAACAGTCGCCGCGCAAATGGGGGAAGATGACCGTCGACCAGATGCTCTGGCACTGCAACGAGTCGCTCGAGAACTCGCTCGGCAAACCGGCATCCGGTCCGATGAAGTTTCCACTCCCGCGGGCAATCATCCGATTCGCCGTGTTCAACCTGCCCTGGCCCAAGGGCGCGCCGACGCACCCTGATCTTGTCGCGGGAGAGCGCCATTCGCTCGAAACAGAACGTGCTCGTGCGCTGCGCCTGCTCGACGAATTCGGCGCGCGTTCGGTCAATGCGACGAACTGGGGCGAGTCACCCGCGTTCGGAAAAATGTCGGGCGACGAGTGGGGCCGCCTGCAGGCGAAGCATCTCGACCATCACCTGCGGCAGTTCAGCGCGTGAGAGCCGTTTCACTCCGTCATCCCGAGGAGCGTACGCGACGAGGGATCTAGCGCCCCGACAGAGAGCCCTCTATCTGGACGCGAGATCCCTCGCTGCGCTCGGGATGACAAGGCTATTTGTTCGTATCACGCACGTCGGCCAGTTCGCTCTTCGTCGCAAAGTCGTATAACGTCGCGCGGCGCAGGTGATAGTACGACGTCCAGTACGAGCGCAGCGCCTGCACGTACGACAGCACCGCCTGGTCCTTGTCGTTCTGCGCATTGTACAAATCGGTATTGCTGATCTTGCCGATCGTGTAGCGGTTGCGCGCCACCTCGAACTGCTTCGCCGACACGGTATCGGCCTTCGCGGCCAACACCACATTGCGCTGCGCCTGCTGGAGCTGTAGCGCCGAGAAGCGCGCGTCTTCCACGAGCTGATCGCGGCGCGATTTGTTGTTCGACTGAATGCGCTGCATGTCGGCCTTCGCGGCTTCGACCTGCGCGTGACCGGCGCCCCACTGCATCATCGGCATGTTGACGCCGAGCTGCAGCGCCTGTTTGCCCAACGGACTCTGATACGCCTGACCGAACGCGTTCGCCGTTTGAT
Proteins encoded in this window:
- a CDS encoding prephenate dehydrogenase/arogenate dehydrogenase family protein; this translates as MTLEFSSAAVIGLGLIGGSVARDLAANGVKVLAYDADAAHLDAAVRDGVVSVRLDDTFAGVRGVQLVVIAVPVDAALDVLRRIAPQAAGARLITDVGSTKARIVELAQDLGLAGSFVGSHPMAGDHRSGWAASRAGLFVDAPMYLCAPRDGSPHAMMLAENFWRALGARTIEMDADAHDKWLAWTSHLPHMIAVVLGLTLGEGGVGRDDLGPGGRDMTRIAGSSPEMWTAIGMDNALEIARSLAVAEREIARLRGALKDRDAAALREMFAAARTWFDGRASLSS
- a CDS encoding chorismate mutase, with the protein product MSDPAKAEALTQLAQCRDEIERIDNQIVTLLSQRLALGKRTGELKRAAGLPILDPTREAAVIRRVTERARDAGLPSEAAREVFWQIVGMSRRAQEAKE
- the aroF gene encoding 3-deoxy-7-phosphoheptulonate synthase, which produces MIIITRPHVTDAEIDHIRERIEAVGMRTHLSRGEVRTIIGCIGDESLLAEVPLRSLPGVESVTPVLKPYKLASREFAVDRTIVRVGGRDGQATFGGRSIAVIAGPCSVESREMLLDTAHFVRDAGATMLRGGAFKPRTSPYAFQGLGAKALELLAETRAATGLPVVTEVMDTRQVDLVAEHADMLQVGARNMQNFALLAELGHVQRPILLKRGLSATIKELLMAAEYIMANGNHDVVLCERGIRTYETATRNTLDIAAIPVLKRESHLPVIVDPSHAGGDADLVAPLAFAAIAAGADGLIVEVHPNPECALSDGDQSLAPPAFTQMMAQLGAFARAAGRELEVTGAPRAVA
- a CDS encoding DUF1569 domain-containing protein, translating into MPNLHDPAVRDAIRSRIQRLTEQSPRKWGKMTVDQMLWHCNESLENSLGKPASGPMKFPLPRAIIRFAVFNLPWPKGAPTHPDLVAGERHSLETERARALRLLDEFGARSVNATNWGESPAFGKMSGDEWGRLQAKHLDHHLRQFSA